The following DNA comes from Peribacillus sp. FSL E2-0218.
GTGTACTATCCGCAATTTTCGAATCCATCGCCTCAATTAACTGCGAGGCGAATGGTTCACTATCAATGATCACCATCGATTCCGTATTTAAAAAGGCAGATCGTGAATCCAAATTGAAGGAACCGACTGCACTTAACCGTCCATCATATACTACTGACTTCCCATGCAATGAATACAGCTTCGAATATTCATAAAGCCTTGCCCCTGTCTCGACAATACGATCCCTAAGCCCTAAATAACCGGAAAAAGCGATCACATTCGGAGTCGAAGTCACCGAATTGGTCAATATCGTCCACTCGGCTTCAGCATCCAGCCGGTTTGGCACGTACTCCTCCAACATGTCGGCCGGGACGATATAAGGGCTCTGGATGAATACCGATCGCTTCGCCTCCGCTGCAATATCCACTAATGATTTCCACACAAAAGGATATTTATAGAAACGCTCGATTGGATTATGAAGGAAAGAAACTTTTTGCGTAGTGGCTGTTGACGTGTTCCAATCGTTGATCGGATGAACGAAATCGGCATTCGCATGCCGGGCCTCACGATATTGACTGGATAATCTCGCCCTCATCTTTTTTCCTTTTTCCGTTTGTTTCTTGGAAAGATCCGCAAAAACCTCGCTCGTATATGGATGATTCCATAATTCATTCAAATAGCCCTTCATATCAACGATGACACTGTCTTCTTCTTGTTTCGCATTAAAAATCAGGACATCGCGGTCGTAGACAAAATCCTTAGGCGGCTTGCTTGCCAAATACTTATCGGCAATATTCCTGCCCCCGATGATGGCTAACTTGCCGTCCACTGTCATGATTTTGTCATGAAGCCGATTGTGCCAGGTCCATGGCCTGAATGGCTTGAAGGTTTCGTAGTACCTTAATTCGATATTTTCATGTGATGACAATGCATAGCGGGCATTCCGCAATTCACCCCTCAGGCCATGGCAAATTCCGTCCAGGAGGATCCGGACCTTGACGCCGCGATCGGCTGCTTCGATCAAAGCTCCCAGAAGCAGTTCGCTCGTTTCCCCTTTTGCGATGGAGTAGTAGGCAACATCGATCGATTCCTTCGCTTCCTGAATCATTTGCATGCGGGCCAGTCCTGATTCATATCCGTCTTCAAGAAGCTGCACACGATCGACGGTTGATCCTTTTGTTCCCATATAGGTACTTATGTGATCCGTCATCCTGCCTGCTTCTTTTTCCTTGGGAAAGCAGAAAATGACCACTGCCGCCACCACTACATAAAGAAAATATACTAAAAGAACAAGTAAAAAACCCTTCCATGCCATTTTGGCAGCCACTGACCATCCCCCCTTACCCGATATGTTACTACTATTCGTAATAAGCAAGGCTGCTATTCAGTTTAAATAAATAACCCTACCTGGCGGCTGAAATGCTGGAAACTTGGACATTTATTTTTTTTAAAAATGTGACAAAGTCGTGAACTTGTAAGCAGTTGCATACTATTATATAGAAGGAGGGATTTTATGAATAACAAAATAAGCATCTTCAATTATTGCTTCCCATTAGGTGTGTCAGAGGTGTTCTTCTTATCCAGCTTTTATCTTTCCATCCTAGACGTCTCTCTATTTGCTTTAGCTTTACCCTTTTCCGCCTTGTTTCTCCTGATATCCGTGTACCTATTCCTTCGAACGAATAAAGCGGCCAAAGCCCTACTTAACCAAGAAGAACGAAGAAGGGAAATTCATGCCTTTTACCATCAGTCCTTCGGGATTTTTGCGATCATTTTCGCTGCGTTACTTTTTGCTTCCTTAGCTTATATTCCCCTAATGGAAAACGGAGGGCACTTCTACCTTCTTTATTGTTTACCCATGGCGTTATGCTGCTTGATTCCTGTGGTCGCCTCTTATAAAGGGATGAAACAAAATAAACTGGAAATCGATCGGAATGCAACGACGAAAATCTAGATTTTACCAAAAAATAACAAGCACGGGAGTGACAATCAACCTCACTGCATTACTGGGTGAATAGGAACAAAGAAAACAGACATAAAAAAAGACACTGGTTTAACCAGCGTCTTGACTGAACAGCAAACTGCATAACGAGTGGCGGCTTTCCGTCGTAAGTCAGTAGCCACTAAGATCATGAAAGTAACCCAACCCTCCACGCATCTTTCCTGGTGGTGTGCAGGGGGTTGCTTTTTTTTATACCAAAACTGCTTATTGCTCCACTACTCGGCCATCTTTATATATGTTGAACCAGCCGATCGTACCTGTACCGCCTTGATCGATCCAATCCTGGTTGGCAGCTTTAAATAGGTAATAAGCTTTTCCTTTTCCATCTTTCAGCAATCTGCCGTCACCGCTAAATACGATTTTGCTCCCTAGCTTTTTCTTGCCTAGCGCAATTGCATCCTTATCCGTGAACTGTTTTCTTTCGACCTTATTTTCATCCAAGGCTGCCCATGTCTTCGGCCCGACGATACCATCCGAGCTCAGATTGTGCTCCACTTGAAATTCCCTAACGACATTTTGCGTTTGCGTACCAAAGATGCCATCAACACCCACGGTATATTTAACATCCTTAAGGCTTTGCTGCAGGTCGGTTACATAGCTTGAGCGCGAGCCTTTGCGGAGGGTCGGACGCGTTTCCGCCTTCGTTTCGATTTTCTGGACTTGGCTATCCTTTGAAGCTGCGTGGGTAATTGATGCAGCCCCTGTACCTAGTGGCGCAGCCATCAAGGCAACGGCAGGAATCATCACCAATAATTTTTTCTTCACTGTCCTATTACCTCCATTCATATAATCATCAGCTGATTTTCCGACTATCTTTCTATGGAGCACATTCATTATAACGTATGCGCTTGATTTATCGGGTTTAAATTACTTATTTTTAATAAAATGGTAATAAGTGTTCACGAGAGCCGAAGGTCTTCTGACTGATAGTCAAGCGTTGACCTCGATTACCAAAGTATCGAATAATTGGCCATCGATATAAACCAATATCGCCCATTTACCTGCTTTCGGCAACACAACGTTAGTGGGCAGGCTGGCATCCGCTCCATTAATTTTACCGCCGCCAATCCCGTTCCTTGACCAAACTCCTTCACTGAAAACGGGACTGATATCCTTCGATTCTTTATGATAGCCGACAAGAGACAATGGCCCCTCATCCATCCCCCAAAAGTGCCACAGCCATTTTTGGATTTCGTTTGCCTTTAATTCAGGTCCGATTATGCCGACTTTGTTCTCATTTCCTGACATGGCGCTGCCTGTATTTGTGTCAAACTCAGCGGCCGTCATTTCCCAATCGACCTCTTCAAAATCCTCTTCCGCAACAAAGCCGGGCGCATCATTGGAAAGATTCTGTTTAGGGGATTGTTGGGACTCCGGAACATTGGTTGCGGTACAGCCACTTACACCCATTAAACATAGCAATAAGAAAACCAGCCCTTTTTTCCCGCTCATAACTAAATTCCACCCTTTCTTTATCGTTTCATTTTGGACGCCGGCTGTTGACCTTCTTAGCAACCTAGCCCTATTGGTAAATTATAACATACTGAAAGAATAGACGTTTCATTCCATAGAAAAAACCGAAATCAACGCTGGATTTCGGTTTTACATGAACTCATGAGTGCACTTGCTTCGTTTTTTTGACTTCAACGACGGCCTTTTGATCGATTTTTGTAAAAATGCGCTCGACCTCCGTTTTATCATGCAACAAATGCTCGCGGTTTTCATTTAGCAGTTCTTTATACGATTTTCTTCTCCTAGACATGCTTTCATTCACCTCTCAAACGATTGAATTCTCTCTGCAGGACAACCATCGGCAGTTCGTAGAGCTGTTTATTATATTTCTTGAATAGGCCAAATTTCAGAAGTTCTTGGATAAGTTCTTCTTTCTTCCATTCTCTCTTATTATTTAATTGGGTAATCATCCATCACCCTCCTTAATAAGTAGGCAGTCTTTCGGTACTTATGGTTATTTTGCATCCGATTCCAAACGAGATACCGCCATTTCTTCCTTTTGCTTCCCCAACTAAGAGCCCGATCTGCAAAGTCTTCACATTGCCTTACCCGATCGTGTGCAGGTGCTCCCTGATCGATTTTCAAAACACGATCATAAACAGCAAATCCACATTGCTTCATCTTATTGGAGAGGATATTGATGGCACCGCAAGGCTTTGGCTGGCTCAAGTCACCTGCACCGAATAATGCGACCTTCACTCCATGAAAGTTGGCTTGATCGAGCTCTTCATAAAATTCGTTTGCCTCATATGGCAAACCTCCTTGATTCCATGTATATAAACCGATGAAGGACAAATCGAACTCCTTCAACGTTTCCACTTCTACCGTATCCAATCTTTCCATATATACGTCACAGCCGACAGCCAGCATTCGATTCTTTATGTTTACAGCCATTTTCTCGGTATTACCGGATAAACTGACGTAACCAATGAATACCTTCATCTATATCGCCCCCTAATGGAGAATAGCTTTCATTATACCTCTACTATAAATGAAAATGATTCTCATTGTCAATTATATATCCCCATAAATTTGATTCAGGATGAACGGAAAGGCCGGTTATGATTTTTTCACCCAAGTCATTGGTACGAATAGTCTCCGTTGGCCTTGCAATGATTGACAGTTCCAAAGAAAAAAGGGTTGCAGGGAAGGCGTCTCGTTCCCTGCAAACCTTTTGATAAAGCTTCCTTACATTTCGGCGCTCTCGCTGACGGGCTCATTCTTTTTCATTCTCTGTTTCTTTGATTTTTTGAAGTACAGCAATTCATAGATACATGGAATGACGATGAGTGTGAGCAGCGTAGAAACTGCCAGCCCGCCAATGACAACGATGGCCAGGCTTTGTGAAACGAGGCTTCCCGTTTCGGCCTTTTTATATAAAAGAGGCAGCATGGCACAAATGGTGGCTACAGCCGTCATGATGATCGGACGGAATCTTGTAGCTGTCGCTTCAATGATTGCATCCCGGATGATCATACTATCTTCGTTTTGCCTGACACGATCGAGAAGCACGATCGCGTTAGTCACGACGATTCCTATCAGCATGAGTGCGCCCAAAAGCGCTGTAATATCCACGGAAATCCGGCTGATGACCAATCCCAGCACTGCGCCGATTGCAGCGAACGGCAATGAAAATAGAATCGCGATTGGTGCCTTCATTGACTTGAATGTAAGAACCATGATCAGAAAGACAATGCCTATCGATAGGAACATCGTCAGGAACAAATCGGAAAAATCATCCGTCTGCTGAGCACTTGCTCCCCCGACATAAATATCTACATCCTTGGGAATCTTAAGGCCCTTGGTCTCTTTGTCTCCAAATATCACAGCATTGACTTTATTTGAAATGTCAGACAGTTTAGCCGGATCTACTGTTGCCGTCAATCGGAGATACGTTTCTCCATCTTTATGGAACTGTGTCGTGGCACTCTCTTCGCTCGTCAATGAAGCGACTTTTGAGACTGGGACTAAACCGCCATCTGTCATAATGGGAATATTCTTTAAGTCATTGGGTTTTTTCGGATCCAAAATAGGTTCTAGTATTACCGGTGTCTGCTTATCCGCAAGCTTCATATGGCCAATCGGGGTTCCATTCAGCATGACACCCAGTTGTTGGCCTATTTGTTCTGCGTTTCCTTTGGCCGGATCCACCTTGAAAGAATAAATGGTTTTCTTTTCATCCTGGTTCGTTGCAACATCCTCAATTCCCTTAATATCTTGAATGTTTCCTTTGATCTTATTGGCGGTCCGCTCCAAATCCCCCACATTCTTGCCAATGACATCGATCGTTATGTTCGTCTTTGAAGCCCCCATCATGAATGAGGAAGCGCTGGCTGTAAGCTTTGCCTCGGGATAGTTTTCTTTTTGCTTGTCGATTTCCTCCAATATTGCATCCATATTTGCTTCATCTTTGACTAAAATACCGAAAGTCGCTTCCGTAGGCGAGGTGACGGCGCCATATTGAGCCGCTTCGGCAGAGTTTCCTAATTGCATGAACACATTATCCACTTCGCTCAAATCACGCATTTTTCCCTCGAGTTCAATTGCCTTCTCTTTTACTTGATCAAAGGGCTCATCATTTGGATAAGTTAATGTCACGGATACATAATCAGCTGAAGAATGATCGATCGCCCCTTTTGGCATCGCAAAATATGTACCAATCGAACCGACGAACAAGAGCAGCGCAATAATCAAGACAAACCATTTATGGTTTAATGACCAAGTGACAAGCTTCGTAAAATGCTTGGCCGGTCGATGTTTTGGTAGCTTCGCCCGTTTCAGCAATCCCGCACTCATCAATGGAACGACCGTCAATGCGACGATCAAAGATGCCAGCAAAGAATACGTGACGGTTAAAGCGAAGGGAAGCAGGAATTCCTGAAGCCCGCCATTCAATAAAGCGACCGGCAAGAAAACGGCTACCGTCGTAAGCGTTGAAGCCGTGATTGCCACTCCGACCTCTTTTACCGCATCCATTACCAATTGGACCGATATCTTCTCCTGCTGCATTTTCCGGAAAATATTTTCAATCACAACAATGCTGTCGTCCACCAAGCGTCCAATCGCTACCGCAACACCGCCCAGCGTCAAGATATTCAGCGTCACCCCCGACAATGAAAGCAAAAATAAAGTAAAGCCAAGTGATAACGGAATCGATACGATCGTAATGAAGGTAGAACGTACATTTCGTAAAAAAACCATGATGACGATCGTGGCGAATAGTGCACCGAGCAGCACTTCTTTAACCATCGAATGGACGGAGGTCTCCACCATATCCGCTGTAGATAAATAGACGGTCGATTTCTGTTCCTTGTACTTTTCATTGATTTCCTTTGTTACCTTTTCAACTTCTTTACTGATTGTGACAGCATTGGATTGACTGTCCTTGATGATGCTGATATCGATGCTTTCTTTTCCGTTAAAACGGCTGATGAGGTTACCATCCTTCGCTTCTGCCACTTTTGCTATGTCTCCAAGTGTGACATCTGATGTGACCTTCAGCGCTTTTACTTTTTCTATGCTCGTTACATCACCGATGACCTTAATATTACTTGTCTTCCCATCGATCACCTTCTCACCAACGGCTAGAGCGGCATCTTGTCCGTTCAGTACGCTCATGACATTTTGGATCGAGACGTTCTTTTTAGACAATTGTTCATTATCGACCTTGACAGAAAGGACCGATTGGGAGATTCCAAATGTCTGTACATCCGAAACTCCTTTAATATCTTTATATAGAGGCTCCAGTTCCTTCTTCGTAAGATCCAAGCTTTCAGCTGTCAAGCCATCCTTGAACGTCACAGCTATGAACGATATCGGAATCATGGATGTATTTAACTGGGTAACGGTAGGCTTTGTCATACTTTGCGGCAACGCCACACTGCTTAAAGCCTCTTGAACATCCAGTTTTGCCTGTTTCATATCCGACCCTGATTCAAAGGAAAGATCGATTTTTGAAAATCCATCGCCAGTGGTCGAGTACATGGCACTCTTTCCTTTTACTCCCGTAACCGCGCTTTCAATCGGTTCGGTAACCTGCGCTTCCATCGTTTTCGAATCCGTGCCCTGACCCATCGTGATAATCGTAACTTGTGGATTATCGGCAGAAGGTAAAAATTCCATCGGCAGCTTAAAATAACTGATGATTCCGATCATTAAAATAAAAATGGTTACCAATGAAACGGCAGCCTTGTTCTTGAACGACCACTTTGTAAGAAATTCCACGTACACACCACCCCTGATATCATAGTCAACTAAATTATTCCAGTTTTTATATTACCATATATTACTAATGTTGACTAAGGGGTTTTATAACGATTTACCTAAAATTTAATATTCATTAATGAAAAAATACCTACTTTGGATCGATTCGTCGACACCTCTCTCTCACAATTTCAAACAATCCATGATATTCATTTCACAAATCACATCGCCCAAGATTTTCACATATAAAATAAGCATCACCAACATTAGTAAGGAGGAGATTGACCGTGAATCCTGGTTATGTTCCAGATAACAAGAACCTAAAAAAATCAAGTGGTACCCCGAATCTCTTTTTTGACTCAAGAGATAATGTTTTTTTCGAGCGCAATCCAAATAATGTCGCTTATGAAGTCACCTCGACCCAGTTACCGGCAATGGTCGGCGGGGCTTTTGTGGACCTGTATCTAACCAAGGGACATATACGGGAACCTCATTGGCATCCGAATGCCTGGGAGCTGGATGTCGTGGTTTCCGGCGAGGCCCTGATCTCCATCGTTGATCCCGACACGAAGAAATTGCATAACTATGTAGCCAAACCCGGTCAGGTCGTCTTCATTCCGATGGCTTGGTGGCATTGGATCAGACCCGTTTCACAAGAACTGCATCTCCACCTCTTTTTTAACAATGATCAATTCGAAACGGCGGAAGGATCCGACATGTTGCGTCTGACGCCGCCAGAGGTGTTCCAGCTTTCCTATGGCGTCAATGCCGAGAAAATCGCCGATTCATTGGCGCCCATTAACGAGTCGGTCGTCATCGGCCCCCCTGCGAGCCATACGAAAAATCAGGTCCCACACTATCCGGACCGGAACGAATTAACATACACGGAAAGACCCCATGGAAAAACGGAAGGAATAACGATTAACATCAATGATAAACCGATCGATTACTAATGGAATATATTCGGTATGGCAGTTTAGGATTACACCCCACAGAAAAAAAGGCTGCCACTGCAGCCCCCAACTTTTTGGCCATCACCTGAAACCTCTGAAGAAAAGCAAAATGATCGCCGAGATGATCAAACCGATAAATAATAAAGGCCCGATGCCTGAACTATACACGAAGTATACCGTAATATGGCGAAAGGCCATCACAACAAGGTAGAGGAATAGCAGGATGCACAAAATGATGACCAGAGCGGCATTTTTATTCCGATACAACGTAACCAGCCCCAATTTACAAGCATTATTTACAAGAAGGGAAACAGCAGCATTCCGTTAAGAAATGATATGCCTCCACCATTTTGTACTATTCTGTAAAAATGAATGTTTCAGCTTTGCTTCCCTTCAATAAAAAAAGGGCTGCCGCAGCAACCCATGTTCTTTCATTACAATCTAGGATCTACAGGGTCCGACTCCATGGCCAGCGTCCCCAAGACACATTCATGCACACGCTCGATCGATTCACCTTTAACATATCGTTGAATGCCCTCGATTCCCAGGGAGAATTCCCTCAGGGCCAATTTTTGCTTTTTGCCCGTATTCCTGTTTTTCAGCCTCTCCAGGTTTGCCGGAAGCAAGTAGTCCATGCCATAAATGATGTTCAGATATTTTCTTCCCCTTACTTTAATCGCAGGCTGCAGTAGCTTGCCTTTATTTCTTGCCATGAAGAATTCAGGCTTGATGACAATCCCCTCATGGCCCTCGCTGGTGATATCCTCCCACCATTTAATGACCTCTTCTTCACTCGCTTCATCCGTGATCAATTTATATTCGGTTTCGACGAATAAACTTGAACACTTTGCGAACTCCTGGTTTCTCTCCATATGCCAAGTATGAGGCTTATCGAAGAAGGCTTGATCACTATGGGCGAGCACATGGAATGGTGCGATTTGGATCGAATCCATATCCTCAATGTCCCAGCAATACTTTTGAAAAACTTCTTTGAACGTATGGGCGTTTTCCAGTTTCAGCTCATACTCCTCCAGCCAGCCATGTATATCGGCATTTTCCAGAGACGCTGCCTCCAGTTTGTCCTTTAGCATCGTGCGGTCAAGAATCGCATTTTCGGATACATGGGCATATTGACGGCTGATGAGCTCTTTTGCCTTTAAGTTCCATGGCATGATTTCAGCATCGAGTAGGACATAATCCGTATCATACGTTTCAAAATAGCCGCTTTCATGCAAATCCTGGTTGATTTTGAAGAGAAGCTGTTCCTCCGTCTGAACGTCGAAGAAACGCCTTCCCGTTCTCGTATGGATAACTCCCAATGATTCAAAGCCGGTATATGTTTTCGATGCTTCCATATCCCGGAATAGGAAAAGGATGGCACGGCTGCCCATATGCTTCTTTTCCGCAATCATGGTTTGGATCCCATTGCTTCTATAATAGTCGATCGCCTCTCTTGGATGTTCCAAATAGTGAGCGTCTGAAGATGGACTCGGTGTCGGGCTCATCGTCGGCGGGATATAGATCAATTGTTCAATTGGTATCGTATGGTGGGACAGCTTATCGATGGCCGATTTTACGATGTCCTGCTGGACCTTGATC
Coding sequences within:
- a CDS encoding Fur-regulated basic protein FbpA; the encoded protein is MITQLNNKREWKKEELIQELLKFGLFKKYNKQLYELPMVVLQREFNRLRGE
- a CDS encoding efflux RND transporter permease subunit, whose amino-acid sequence is MEFLTKWSFKNKAAVSLVTIFILMIGIISYFKLPMEFLPSADNPQVTIITMGQGTDSKTMEAQVTEPIESAVTGVKGKSAMYSTTGDGFSKIDLSFESGSDMKQAKLDVQEALSSVALPQSMTKPTVTQLNTSMIPISFIAVTFKDGLTAESLDLTKKELEPLYKDIKGVSDVQTFGISQSVLSVKVDNEQLSKKNVSIQNVMSVLNGQDAALAVGEKVIDGKTSNIKVIGDVTSIEKVKALKVTSDVTLGDIAKVAEAKDGNLISRFNGKESIDISIIKDSQSNAVTISKEVEKVTKEINEKYKEQKSTVYLSTADMVETSVHSMVKEVLLGALFATIVIMVFLRNVRSTFITIVSIPLSLGFTLFLLSLSGVTLNILTLGGVAVAIGRLVDDSIVVIENIFRKMQQEKISVQLVMDAVKEVGVAITASTLTTVAVFLPVALLNGGLQEFLLPFALTVTYSLLASLIVALTVVPLMSAGLLKRAKLPKHRPAKHFTKLVTWSLNHKWFVLIIALLLFVGSIGTYFAMPKGAIDHSSADYVSVTLTYPNDEPFDQVKEKAIELEGKMRDLSEVDNVFMQLGNSAEAAQYGAVTSPTEATFGILVKDEANMDAILEEIDKQKENYPEAKLTASASSFMMGASKTNITIDVIGKNVGDLERTANKIKGNIQDIKGIEDVATNQDEKKTIYSFKVDPAKGNAEQIGQQLGVMLNGTPIGHMKLADKQTPVILEPILDPKKPNDLKNIPIMTDGGLVPVSKVASLTSEESATTQFHKDGETYLRLTATVDPAKLSDISNKVNAVIFGDKETKGLKIPKDVDIYVGGASAQQTDDFSDLFLTMFLSIGIVFLIMVLTFKSMKAPIAILFSLPFAAIGAVLGLVISRISVDITALLGALMLIGIVVTNAIVLLDRVRQNEDSMIIRDAIIEATATRFRPIIMTAVATICAMLPLLYKKAETGSLVSQSLAIVVIGGLAVSTLLTLIVIPCIYELLYFKKSKKQRMKKNEPVSESAEM
- a CDS encoding phospholipase D family protein yields the protein MAAKMAWKGFLLVLLVYFLYVVVAAVVIFCFPKEKEAGRMTDHISTYMGTKGSTVDRVQLLEDGYESGLARMQMIQEAKESIDVAYYSIAKGETSELLLGALIEAADRGVKVRILLDGICHGLRGELRNARYALSSHENIELRYYETFKPFRPWTWHNRLHDKIMTVDGKLAIIGGRNIADKYLASKPPKDFVYDRDVLIFNAKQEEDSVIVDMKGYLNELWNHPYTSEVFADLSKKQTEKGKKMRARLSSQYREARHANADFVHPINDWNTSTATTQKVSFLHNPIERFYKYPFVWKSLVDIAAEAKRSVFIQSPYIVPADMLEEYVPNRLDAEAEWTILTNSVTSTPNVIAFSGYLGLRDRIVETGARLYEYSKLYSLHGKSVVYDGRLSAVGSFNLDSRSAFLNTESMVIIDSEPFASQLIEAMDSKIADSTLVAADKKYIEPPEDIKKDESYFKATFLKALSKITVYCNRFI
- a CDS encoding DUF4871 domain-containing protein, translated to MSGKKGLVFLLLCLMGVSGCTATNVPESQQSPKQNLSNDAPGFVAEEDFEEVDWEMTAAEFDTNTGSAMSGNENKVGIIGPELKANEIQKWLWHFWGMDEGPLSLVGYHKESKDISPVFSEGVWSRNGIGGGKINGADASLPTNVVLPKAGKWAILVYIDGQLFDTLVIEVNA
- a CDS encoding FbpB family small basic protein — protein: MSRRRKSYKELLNENREHLLHDKTEVERIFTKIDQKAVVEVKKTKQVHS
- a CDS encoding cupin domain-containing protein — translated: MNPGYVPDNKNLKKSSGTPNLFFDSRDNVFFERNPNNVAYEVTSTQLPAMVGGAFVDLYLTKGHIREPHWHPNAWELDVVVSGEALISIVDPDTKKLHNYVAKPGQVVFIPMAWWHWIRPVSQELHLHLFFNNDQFETAEGSDMLRLTPPEVFQLSYGVNAEKIADSLAPINESVVIGPPASHTKNQVPHYPDRNELTYTERPHGKTEGITININDKPIDY
- a CDS encoding peptidoglycan-binding protein; the encoded protein is MKKKLLVMIPAVALMAAPLGTGAASITHAASKDSQVQKIETKAETRPTLRKGSRSSYVTDLQQSLKDVKYTVGVDGIFGTQTQNVVREFQVEHNLSSDGIVGPKTWAALDENKVERKQFTDKDAIALGKKKLGSKIVFSGDGRLLKDGKGKAYYLFKAANQDWIDQGGTGTIGWFNIYKDGRVVEQ
- a CDS encoding flavodoxin domain-containing protein; this encodes MKVFIGYVSLSGNTEKMAVNIKNRMLAVGCDVYMERLDTVEVETLKEFDLSFIGLYTWNQGGLPYEANEFYEELDQANFHGVKVALFGAGDLSQPKPCGAINILSNKMKQCGFAVYDRVLKIDQGAPAHDRVRQCEDFADRALSWGSKRKKWRYLVWNRMQNNHKYRKTAYLLRRVMDDYPIK